The Theobroma cacao cultivar B97-61/B2 chromosome 2, Criollo_cocoa_genome_V2, whole genome shotgun sequence genome includes the window TCATAAAAATCTACACAGCAACCACATCAATCTTAAGCCTAACCAACATTTTTAAACCATGGAATCCTCTCAAGGGGTTCATTTTTTATGggttgtaattttattttacaataaattaaaagaattataCATTTGATCAAGTACTTCATtgttttaaaagtaaaaaaaaaaataacaacacTTGCAACATAATAGAAAAAGCtatcaacaaaaatttaatgGTCATATATTAGatattaaaactaaatatttttttctgaATCTTAATACCTGTGCAACTCTCAATGGCATGGTAAAATAGATTATTCTAACAGAGCACTTTTATAGTTCTGTATTGTTAGAGACCAagacaaaattttaatctcAAATAATTAGCATCTGAATTTATAAACCCCAATTCAGGACATGATTACAATTGCCAATAACTATGATGGGATGACAGTGAGGTCCAGATTGTCATGTTGGCAAGGACTTGCAGCATTGCAACCAGGGATTCTGCAAAGCCCAATCCGAGTTCAATACTCTGTTTCCAAGACACCATCAATGAGCCCGAACTCCATAGCCTGTGAGAGGAAAATAGCACACTggttattcttttctttcattcatAGAAAGTTTCAATGCCTGTACATTTTAAAAGCATAAAGATATCACTGTATCAGGCCCTTAAGAAGGAAAATCAATTCGACCATGATTGTCATTCTCTTTTCCTCCTACTTGCAAGAAgcaagaagaaaggaaaaaaggacAGGCCTCAGCCAGGTTTATAGTATATACTGACACCGAGTACCATTTTCTCATGAGTTTAACAAAATGTAAATTACACCCGTGACCTCTAAAATTTGAGACGTATGCTATTTTGGCCTTCATAGTTTGGAAAGTAACTTTCAATCATTTCTATTCTTTCAACATTATGAAGATATATGATCACTCTATTAGTGTTTCTATTAAGTTCCACAtgtatattaattatttatttaattttaaaaattatattatattaaaatagtaaaattaaaaatagaaaataataaaattatttattttgaattaaaatatttcataaaatatatcTTACATTGGACTGGCCAACCACAACAGAGAGCCGAATCTGGCCAAGTTGGCACTGCAATGGTGTCTAGGCCAGATCCAGCCCTCTGTGTTGCCCACTGGCTCCTGGCAGGTGCAGGAGAGAGATAGAGGGGGGGGAGGGGAGAAGAGAGAANAGCCTGTCGTCAATAGCAGTAGCAAGAAAGTTGgcatgaaaaaatattttcttttctacatTGGAGAAGGTCCGGCTGGTATCAAAACCAATTGGATAATGCAAGAATATCGTCTCTCCGATTGTGATTCTAGCAGCAGTAGATCATCCAAACGTAGAGCACATTCCAAAATAGTTAATCCCTAATTGCCACATTGACTCTGCCTACTCATTCTTGTTCTGCATGCTTTGgtttatatttttctctttattgaCATACTATGGATTGGTTTTTGTGATGTCAGGATCATAGCAAATGGGTTGTCTGTCGGGTTTATGAAAGAAGTAGTGACGACGACGACGACGGAACAGAACTCTCGTGCCTGGATGAAGTCTTCCTATCCTTGGATGACCTGGATGAAATAAGCTTGCCAAATTAGATATGGAGGAAAATTGAGATCTTTAGTGATGAAGCTTTATCCAAATGTAGAATGACGTCAATGTTACTAGGGAAATGGAATTATTGTAGCAAGCAAGTGTTCTATAGTACTTGATATGGCATTATATGTTTCTGGATTTTACTTTTACTCCCTGCTTACATTTCCAAAGAGTGACCTTCTCTGGGATAGTGGACCAAACGTTCCGCAAGGAGAGCCACAAATTATGTTGGAAAAGATTAGATGAATCGAAATACAATTTGCTGGAAAAACCTCTATTTTTACATGTGTCGACAGATGAGATGAATTGCATGGAAAATGCGTGCACTTAGACACTAGTGTCATACATACTCCATATTGAGTATTGTTTTGCCACCCTTTTGGTGAGATTTTCACGTGCAGGGATTATAGTGAGGGAGGGAGGGACAGGTGGAGCCCAAAGAGCACTGTGAGGCTTGCTGGGGCATGCAGCAATATTTTCCCATTCCCCTCACCCTTTGTTTTGTAGCCTTTTTATTTAGCTTTTTCCACTTTGATGGTATTTGGTAGTAGCTGTCTTGTGTCACAATGCTAAGGAACAATTTTTTCGTGGGTGCCTGCTTAGAGAAGCATTGAGTCAGATATGATGCAAGCAGCCGCACGCTTTTCATTTCCCACGCGACTAGTTTACACACACGTACACTCTTCACAAATTTCTAATTATCATACTCCAAATCAGTTCACGAGCACCAGTAACTATGTAAGacaacttatatatatatcccaACCCTTTAAATAACAGCTACAAATATTGAATTCCTTTGCATTCCCTTAACCTTGCATAAAGtatgttaaatatatatacatgaagACAGACCATAATTATCATTATTCCTAATCAGCATGTACACATAACATTACTTGTACAACGGGTACGTTGTAGTTtgaaacaaataaacaaattaatacCATGTCTTCTTTTCggaaaagataattatttcaTCACTGGTCtctctttattcattttggaTGTTTGATCTGCAACtactttaatataaaattttattgcaaatttgctgtatttaatttttaatttctatagAGATTAATggtttttgaataaaattgccaaaaaataatgataaaatatatCCCAAAAACTTAtgatagaattttaaaacGCTTGACAAATGTTACAAAAAgatatataaaactaattctattcatagtttaattttaattagatAACAGTACTGTAATATAATTCTAATGaaatattgtaatttaattataattttaattagataatttgtataattatttaaaaaaaaaacacagaacattctatataaaaaaatagagtgATGGGACCGCTAGTTGAACTCTGGACTCACCTCTAACTATACATGTCCTAGGGCTAGTGATGAGAAATGAATGTTTTTGACAAGCAAGAGTGACACACTGGCTTGTGGGGGAAAAAAAGAGGGCAACATTACTGGCCATAGagagaacaaaaaacaaaaaaagaatgagaGCAATAATTTGAGCCCATTCTGATATGATCATGTTGCTCTTTGACGCATGGATTGCACAAACTTGGTCACTTAACTAACACCTATATAGGTATATAGGCTATACGCAAATGCTTCCCCGGTTGGCCATATCACCAAAGCCAATAACGCCACGTGCCATGCTGCCATTGCATTTCCTAGCAATGTCATCGAGGAAGAGtatggttttttgttttttcccttttccaaTTTTGCATCAACTCTTAGGCCATATATGTAATTGCCATGATTCATAGGAGAAGATTGGCACAATTGAATTTTAGTAgtagttttaattttgggaGAATAACCCAAGCCATAAGTTATAGtataaagaagaaattaaacaATAGATTATGAATAAGTGATAAAAATAAGCATCTGCTCAAAGTGCGAGTCAAATCTCAATCTTGCATTATGGAGATCATCCTCTATTAGTTcaacaaaaggaagaaatgGTACTAACAACATTTCGCGGAACATTACAACGAGCATGTTACTTGTATATTTGAAGTTAactattttttgttaattctTAAGGGGAGCTTAatagataaaatttgagattttattttaaagattttgaatatgaatttcaAAATAGATGTAATAAGTTTTAAGAGATAGAATTTGAGattccatttaaaaaataattaatagcaTATATCACATGTAGCTTTTGTTGCAAGAGAAATTAGATTTAGGATTTTTGTACCCACGAGCTCTTC containing:
- the LOC108660619 gene encoding NAC domain-containing protein 104-like; this translates as MIVILFSSYLQEARRKEKRTGLSQVQERDRGGGGEKREXPVVNSSSKKVGMKKYFLFYIGEGPAGIKTNWIMQEYRLSDCDSSSSRSSKRRAHSKIDHSKWVVCRVYERSSDDDDDGTELSCLDEVFLSLDDLDEISLPN